The Rhodanobacteraceae bacterium genomic sequence ATCGTCGCGATCATGGCGCTGGTGCTCCTGATCGGCCTGGTGAAGAAGAACGCGATCATGATGATCGACTTCGCGCTGGTCGCCGAACGCGAGGGCCGCACGCCGATCGACGCGGTGCGCGAAGCCTGCCTGGTGCGCTTCCGGCCGATCATGATGACCACCATGGTCGCGATCCTGGCCTCGGTGCCGCTGGTGGTCGGCCTCGGCACGGGTGCGGAACTGCGCCGCCCGCTCGGCATCGCGATGCTGGGCGGCCTGATCTTCTCGCAAAGTCTCACCCTGCTCTCGACACCCGCGATCTACCTGGTGTTCGCCACCAAGGCGCGCCGCCGCCGCGAGCGCAGGGCCGAGCGCGCACGCCGCAGGCTGGCTGCGCAGAGCTGACGCGGGACCGGGGACCGAAGAAAAAGCAAACGTAGGTTGTGGTGACCCGTACTTTTTCGGGGAAGCCCAATACGAAGGATCTGTTGGGCTTCCCCCGGATCAAGTCCGGGGTCAGCCCAACCTACGCGCTTCCTCCTGCCACATGGTTGAGCGCCGCTACAATCGGGCCTTCGTGAATCGCAGCAAGGTTCCGCGTGCATGCCCGAGTCCCGAGCCCCGAGTCCCGAGTTCCGCACCCTCGCCTTCGTCGGCGGCGGCAACATGGCGCGCAGCCTGATCGGCGCGCAACTGGCGCGCGGGATTCCCGCCGCGTCGATCCGCGTGGCCGAACCGCGCGCCGAAGCGCGCGCAGCGCTGGCCCGCGAGTTCGGCGTCGCGGTGCATGCGGACAACGCCGACGCCGTGGCCGGCGCGGATTGCGTGGTACTGGCGGTGAAGCCCCAGGTGATGCGGCAGGTTTGCGAGAGTCTGGCCGAGCCCTTGCGCGGCGCGCGCGCGTTGGTGATCTCGATCGCCGCCGGCATCCGCATCGCGCAACTGGAACGTTTGCTGGGCGCGGATCACGCCATCGTCCGCTGCATGCCCAACACGCCGGCACTGGTCGGCGCGGGTGCAAGCGGCTTGTGCGCCAATCGCCATGTCAGCGACGAACAGCGCGCCCTGGCCACGCGGCTCTTCGACGCGGCCGGGATCGTGCGCTGGATCGACGACGAAGCGCAGATGGACACCGTGACCGCGCTGTCCGGTTCCGGCCCGGCGTATTTCTTCCTGCTGGTCGAGGCGATGGAAGGCGCCGCCGCGAAACTCGGCCTGCCGCGCGACACCGCGCGCGCGCTGGCAGCGCAGACCTGCCTCGGCGCGGGGCACATGCTGGCCGACAGCGACGAAACCGCTGCGGAATTGCGTCGGCGCGTCACCTCGCCGCACGGCACCACCGCCGCGGCGCTCGACGTATTCGAGCAAGGCGGATTCGCGGCGCTGGTCGAACGCGCGCTGACCGCGGCGGAACGCCGCGGCGCCGAGATGTCGGCCGAACTGGATCGCTCCCCATGAGTTATCTCGCCAATGCCCTGTCGCTGCTGATCGAGTTCGCCTTCGGCTGCGCGGTCACGCTGTTCGTGTTCCGCCTGCTGGCCGAAGCGGTGCGCGCGGATTTCTACAACCCGATCTGCCAGTTCCTGTACCGCGCCACCAACCCGGTGCTGACGCCGATACGGCGCGTGATCCCGACCTGGCGGCGCATCAACCTCGCCGCACTGCTGATCGCGTGGCTGCTGGAAGTCATCAAGAACTTCCTGCTGCGCTTCACCGTGCCGGAGTTCTGGGCATCGAACCTCGGCACGCTGGTGCTGGGCGTGGCCGATCTCCTCAACTTCTTCATGTTCGCGTACCTGGTGATGATCTTCGTGTGGGCGTTGCTCAGCTACGTCAACGTCGATGCGCGCAACCCGCTGGTGCCGCTGCTGGGCAAGATCGTGGACCCCGTGCTGAAGCCGTTTCGCAAGGTGCTGCCGTTGATCGGCGGCTTCGACCTGTCGCCGGTGCTGGCGATCCTGGTGATCCTGCTGGTGCAGACGGTGGTGGTGGCGTGGCTGGTGGATCTCGGGCACACGATTTGACGCTCGCCGCCGGGCGCCGATGCCGCGACATCGCGTAGCGTGCGCTCCGCGCACGTGCCTTTGGAGCGGTTTCGCCGGCTTCGCCGGCCGAACCGATCGCCTGCACGCAGGCTCCTACGAAGCCTGGCTGTAGGAGCGAGCGTGCTCGCGACCCGTGCGAAACCATCATTGAGGAACGTGCGCGGAGCGCACGCTACGCGCGAGCCCAGCGCGAGATGATCGCGTGCAGCGCGTCCAGCCCGTCGGTGAGCGCCGCAGGTCCGGGCTGCAGGATGATCGGCGACTTGATCTCGTGCAACTCGCGGTCGCGCACCGCGGGAATCGCGTCCCAGCCCGGCCGCGTGGCCAATGCCCCGGGCTGGAACTTCTTGCCGCACCACGACGCCAGGATGATGTCGGGCGCGCGCCGCGCCACTTCCATCGGATCGGCGAGGATGCGGTTTTTCGCCAGCGATTCGTTCGCCAATTCCGGGAACGCGTCCTCGCCGCCGGCGATGCGGATCAACTCCGCCACCCAGCGGATGCCGGTGATCGGCGGCTCGTCCCATTCCTCGAAATACACGCGCGGATGCCGCGGCAAGGCGGCGCCCTGCTCGCGCACGCGCTCGATGTGCGCCTCGAGTTCGCACGCGTAGGCGTCGGCCTTGTCCGCGACGCCGACCAGCGCGCCGAGCCGGCGCACATAGGCCACGATGCCTTCGACCGAGCGATGGTTGCTGATCCACACCTCGACACCGGCCTTGATCAGTTCGCGCGCGATATCGGCCTGGATGTCGGAAAAGCCGATCGCGAAGTCGGGCTCGAGCGCAAGAATCCGGTCGATCTTCGCGCTGGTGAACGCCGAGACCTTGGGTTTCTCTTTCCTCGCACGCGGCGGCCGCACGGTGAAGCCGGAGATGCCGACGATGCGATCCTGCTCGCCGAGCGCGTACAGGACTTCGGTCGGTTCTTCGGTCAGACAGACAATTCGGCGGGGACCGGATATCACGGATACAGCAGACGGTTGTGCCACGCACCCCCAAGCAACTCCCAGCGCTCGCGCTCGTTCCAGCGATGCACCCCGGCGTACCAGAATTCGACCATGTCGGGCACCACGCGATAACCGCCCCACTCGGCCGGGCGCGGCACCTCACGCCCCTCGAACTCGTGTTCGAACTCGCCGACGCGTCGTTCCAGCGCGGCGCGCTCCGGCAAGGTGCGCGACTGCAACGAGG encodes the following:
- a CDS encoding YggT family protein, with protein sequence MSYLANALSLLIEFAFGCAVTLFVFRLLAEAVRADFYNPICQFLYRATNPVLTPIRRVIPTWRRINLAALLIAWLLEVIKNFLLRFTVPEFWASNLGTLVLGVADLLNFFMFAYLVMIFVWALLSYVNVDARNPLVPLLGKIVDPVLKPFRKVLPLIGGFDLSPVLAILVILLVQTVVVAWLVDLGHTI
- a CDS encoding Pyrroline-5-carboxylate reductase, with product MPESRAPSPEFRTLAFVGGGNMARSLIGAQLARGIPAASIRVAEPRAEARAALAREFGVAVHADNADAVAGADCVVLAVKPQVMRQVCESLAEPLRGARALVISIAAGIRIAQLERLLGADHAIVRCMPNTPALVGAGASGLCANRHVSDEQRALATRLFDAAGIVRWIDDEAQMDTVTALSGSGPAYFFLLVEAMEGAAAKLGLPRDTARALAAQTCLGAGHMLADSDETAAELRRRVTSPHGTTAAALDVFEQGGFAALVERALTAAERRGAEMSAELDRSP
- a CDS encoding ABC transporter, substrate-binding protein (cluster 8, B12/iron complex), which translates into the protein MISGPRRIVCLTEEPTEVLYALGEQDRIVGISGFTVRPPRARKEKPKVSAFTSAKIDRILALEPDFAIGFSDIQADIARELIKAGVEVWISNHRSVEGIVAYVRRLGALVGVADKADAYACELEAHIERVREQGAALPRHPRVYFEEWDEPPITGIRWVAELIRIAGGEDAFPELANESLAKNRILADPMEVARRAPDIILASWCGKKFQPGALATRPGWDAIPAVRDRELHEIKSPIILQPGPAALTDGLDALHAIISRWARA